The genomic region AATTGTGACTTCTTCCTTGCAAAGCAAGTGCGCGATGTAGGCTGCGGACGCAAGCACACAGCAATCGTGCTGGATGATGGGACAGTATACACGTGTGGTTGCAATGATCTCGGTCAACTTGGCCATGAGAAGTCCCGGAAGAAACCAGGttaatgcttttattttttttaaaaagtcatttagTTCATGGTCCTTTCTTTTTGTGAAATGACTCTATCATTTAATATCTTTTCCCTCTATTAGAACAGGTTGTGGCTCTGGATGCTCAGATCATAATAGCAGTGTCCTGTGGAGAGTCCCATACACTTGCCTTGAATGACAGCGGGCAAGTTTTCTCATGGGGCCTTGGTTCAGATGGACAGCTGGGCTTAAACAACTTTGAAGAATGTGTTCGTGTGCCTAGGTGATTTTATGTTATTTTGCTAATATGCTGTCTTATGTACCAAtgatgagaaaaaaagcaagaatATTTGTTGAACCTTTTTCTCTCTGATGACGGCaggaacatcaagactttgacTGATGTTCAAATCACTCAGGTAGCCTGTGGGTACTGGCACTCACTAGCACTTTCAAAAGGTGAAGATGGTTCTTAACCATAATCAGCATGACCACAATCTTATTGATATGTTTATTTTGTTCCCCCCCAGGGAGCCAGGTTTTCTCCTGGGGTCAAAATCGATATGGACAGCTCGGCCTAGGAGCGAATGAACAAAGCATTTCTACCCCTCAAATCATTCAGTCTTTGCAGGGCATTCCTTTTGCTCAGATATCAGCAGGTGGCGCTCACAGTTTCACCCTCACGCTCTCAGGAGCTGTGTTTGGTTGGGGCCGTAACAAGTTTGGTCAGCTCGGTGTCAATGACACCAACGGTGAGAGAAGCTATCGAGTATTAATACATGTGAagctttttttccacaatgcATAATACGTTTAGTCTTGACAATAGCTGGCTCTGCGTTTTTTTCCCAGACCGGTGTTTTCCAACCCTGCTGAAGTCACTTAGATCGCAGAGAGTAATTTTTGTCTCCTGTGGAGAAGATCATACAGCAGCTTTGACCAAGGTAAGGTATATTTTGCAGCTGGTGTAACATTAAATTCATTATCACAGCTTGGCGGACATATGGAAAGTATATGAATAGGAAAGTAAATAACTTCACAACAattttatgttgtttttttcaatcatACATTTATTACTGTGTTGTCTTTTAGTTTGACTCTAATATTGTAGTTATTTCTTAGATTTACACTCAAAACTGGAGTTACTAAATTCAATAATGTAGTAATTGGAAAAGGAAGATACTGCAAGTGTCAACATCTGATTGTAATACTGCTCTACggtaattactaggggtgtaacgatacacatcgattaatcgatataaggctctacgatttattggcatcgatgctaaacgtaaacatcgatttatatcgccgtgtttgacctcggacattagacgcgactttattttgaaatccagttcattgttgcttgcttcctctttccgggagcagtgagcggggtgttgtgttgtgagcagagcaggcacgtgaaaggggagtcgacaactagtacgcggctcctgggctggtgctatggctagtgtccaaaaagacgaggaaattggctcccctttaggcttcaagtcattctttggaagcactttggattccaaagaaaagatgactcaacggacaagacacgtgcagtttgtaaatcctgccatgcggtgatcaaatattcagggagcacaaatcctgccgcacatttaaagaaaaaacacgacatcaaagttcagtgttaaaataagcactttgtatactacaatactcttgtaatttcctaaataaagagtttgcagtaccttgtgtatgaattgttataaatcaggatattgttctatattttttatttaaaaaaaaatagaaatatcgatcgtagagcactatcgtgacatatcgtgaatgaatcgcagcaggctttaggatatcggcaaatatcgtatcgcggttctttgtatcgatatgatatcgtctcgtgacaaaacccgcgatttacacccctagtaattactATAATCACAATGCAAAGAATAAGTTGAATTATTTACTTGTGTGGTTCCTTTTCCTATTAGGACTGTTGCTAACAGTCAATACCATCAATAAAATTCACATGGTTGAATGAtgtattgtattttcttttatttaactCATTTGTTCATTTCTGCGTGAGAGAGTTTAAAACTGGGGTTACTACTTCTACAGGAAGGAGGTGTCTTTACCTTCGGAGCGGGAGGATATGGTCAGCTGGGGCATAACTCTACAAATCATGAAATCAATCCAAGGAAAGTGTTTGAGCTCATGGGAAATGTAGTCACGCAGATTGCATGTGGAAGGTAAGACTACTCACTGTGTTACAAAATCACATGTTTTTCGTATTTATTCAAGATTTCCCCTCCCCCAAATCATTTTTCTCATTAAAGGCAGCACACACTGGCTTTCACACCCTCATGTGGAAAGATGGACTCATTTGGTCTTGGTGGGAATGGACAGCTCGGTACACGCTCCAGCTGCAACAGGAAAACTCCGGGCCCTGTCAAGTTTCCCTGGATACACTCTGTTGATTCAGATGATAGTGGTGAGACTCAGTGGAATATGATCAATGAAACTAATAACAAAACTTAATTGGCTAACTCCTTCCGTAAATCGGaacttttgtttgctttcttcatttttttcctgCAACATTTTTAGGAATCTGCAATTGGGCTctgttttcaaaaatgtttgacaaatTGAGGCTAACGTTCTCATGCTTACCCGTCATCTGTCTAAAATGAGTTTGGGTGATTAACCGCTTTACTTCCACATTTACAGTCATGAACCAGAACTGTTGTATCAAGAGGATTTATGCAGGAGGGGACCAAAGCTTTGCTCACTATTGTACTGCTAAcgtaagtttttctttttatttggtaACAACATACTTGACAGGGGATTTATCCAGTGTagcaaatttgtaattttttggggggcggggATTGATCTTGTAGAGCCTGCAAAATAATGATAAAGTGGCGACACATGACACCCAGCGAAGAGTTTGTACTTTGAATGAGGAAACCATACAAAGATGGCTGAACCATACACCAGGAAGACTCCCGCTAGAAATCTCCAAGTAAAGTCCTCTCCTCACAACAGATGACTGTGTATTAACTAATTGTACAAACTAATTGTACATGCTTCAGTCATTTCTTGATTTGAAATCAGCGGGAAATGTCAGTCACACTAATTGTTTTGCTCTTGCGATTCCCTCAGTGAGATTGACTTGGTGTTCTCAACTGCAAGCTGCCTCAACGGGTCCTTTTTGTCGATGAGGTAAGGagccaaagaaaaaaagcaccCTCGTGGAGTTAATCCTAACTGAGTTTAGGTGTCATAAactattcaaaataaaatgtgcatAGTTCTCTTGTGATATTATACAGAATTTGCTTTGcctttagatttttatttttcccgtCAGCTAAAAAGTTGTTTCTCTTTCCCTTTTGTCTCAGATTTACTTTTAGGTGAAACAGGTAGCGTTTTTTGGATTGCCACCAGAAGTGCTCCGTTTGCTTGCTTATCAAGTCAGGCAGGgtgcaaacatgtttttttttttaaatctcttaaGCGTGTGGTGCTTCTAAACAGCAAACTGTGTCTGTCATAATACCAAAACTGACCTTAGGACAGCATGTTTCCACATGATAGCCACACTGGCAGACCGCAAAGTTGAAGGAAAAGTAATAGTAGTACTTGTAGAAGAAGAAGCTAGGCAAACTTTTTGGCTTGTCTGATACACTAAAGTTGCAAATACTTTTCTTCGTCATTTTTATTGGGAATGTCAACCAGTTGCTCCTCAAATTTTGTACAGCAACACCACCTCCAAGTCACTTATTGGCTACCATTCTGTTTCACATCACACAATTACACTCTGTcgttcaacaaaaaagaaaaaaaaaaaacactcgccgTAGAATAAAGCTAAAATTTTGCCCCATTGTTGATATACGAGTACCGTTCTTTGGATGGATGGTGAAATATGTATAAATACAAAGTACTTAATATATGTTGTGTTATGTGCAAACAGAACCTTAcaaaatttgcatttgaaatcGCATCTATTCAGTCATATCAACTGTGCATTACTGTCACCAGTCAACCAGATCACTACAGTACCAGCAGTAAATGTTCAGGAATCGATCTGAACATGGCCCGCCTCCAATTTCAAAGACTGATTACACCAGACCACCCTGAGATTGGCCAACAGGTCagttgtcatgaaatcaattatGATGATTGATTCTTGCAAAGCTGACTTCTACACTTTCTTCATCACTGTCAGATTGCTGCAAGTGTGGAGAAGAATCTTATTCCAAGACTGATCAACTCCCCTCCAGACATAGAAGCGCTGAGGCTCTACCTCATTCTTCCAGAATGCCCTCTCTTCAATGATTCCAACAATTATGTGACTATCTCTATCCCATTTGCCAAATCAGTCATCAGCCTGAAAGAAGCTCCGCTTAAAGTGCTAGGTAGGAGGGAAAAGCATACAGACATGTTGCGACACATTTGATCACATTTCCACCAAGCCGCGCTTGTTCCCTTTAGCTCACCAGAGGACATTTTGGGAACTTAACATTCACGTTTGTGTGTTCATTGTTAGGTGGGTAAAGTTTGAGAATGTTTCTCAAACCGATGCCCAACTTTTCTGTTTGGTTTGCTTCACTTCAGCAAACTGGTGGTCCACCTTGGAGCCCCAAGTGTTCCAGCGGCTGGTCGAGATGTACAAAGAAGTGGTGGTGTACCTGCTCCAGATGCACAAGGTTGGAATCCCGTCAACGGAGCAAAGGATTTTCACCAGTTTTCTGGACACGTCACTTCGACTGCTGGAAATCCTTCACAAGGTATGAAATGAGGCATTCTGGCATTTGGATTCACTTCAATAGGGGTACCACAGTACATCCAAGTGCTAAATCACGTCCGCATTTGTGTCCCTTCAGGTGAACGAGAGAGGTGGACACATTATACAGTATGATAAATTCTACATTCATGAGTTGGAGGACTTAATAGACATCAGAAATGACTACATCACATGGATTCAGAGACAAATGTATCCAGGGGCAAGTATTTTCACctgctttttgaaattttgcaGAACTTTGGATTCATTGACGAATATGACTCATGCCTCTCTGTCCTCAGGGTCCTGATGGCGTGGTGACCATGTGCAGGTATCCCTTTGTATTTGATGCCCCAGCAAAGACTACTCTGCTACACACCGATGCTGTTTTACAAATGCAGGTAAATAGGAGTTAATAGCGCTCGTGCTTCCAAGAATCTAATCAGCATTCTTGTATTGGTAGATGGCAGTGGATCAGGCACAAATGCAAAACTTGAGTTCCATGTTCTTGCCTGCTGTGGAATCCGTCAACCCGTGCCTCATCCTGATTGTCCGGAGGGACAATATAGTTGGAGACACCATGGAAGTTCTCAGAAAGTCAAAGAATGTCGACTACAAGAAGCCGCTTAAGGTTATTCCATGACAGTGAAATTCATGTGAAAACATTTCCTTTTGTGAAACATGTGATGGTGACTACCCATGGCAGGTTATCTTTGTGGGAGAAGAGGCAGTGGATGCGGGAGGGGTGAGAAAGGAGTTCTTCCTCTTAATCATGAAAGAGCTGTTGGATCCAAAGTACGGGATGTTTCGTTACCACGAGGAGTCCAGGCTTCTCTGGTTTTCCAGCAAGGTATTGATTGAATGGAATGGCTTGTGGCTAGCTTGTATTACACACACAAGAAGAATATTGAAACCTACTAGAAgtgttcatttcattttcatttatgtTCATTGTAATTGCTCAAGAGCAAATTCAACACACCCTGACGCATATATTGGAGAACTAGATTACACATACAAGTAGCGACATGTACTTTGCAGTGTCAAAAAGAAAACCTTTGGTAGTTGTGACAGGTAGTTAATGTTCCTTCCAGACCTTTGAGGACATTGAATTGTTTAACCTCATCGGAGTCATATGCGGTCTGGCCATCTACAACCTCACGATTGTGGAGCTCAACTTTCCAGTGGCCCTGTACAAGAAGCTTCTGAAGAGGAATCCCACGTTAGATGACCTGAAGGAGCTCAAGCCAGAGGTGGGAAGGTAAGATCAAGGGTCATCATCTAACTAAGTTTTGGAACTGTCAATTCCTGACCTACTACACACTGTAACATGCAGTCTTAGGAGCCTTCACTATGGCAATTTTACAGGTTTTTACCAAAAGTAAACTTGGAAGTGTGTTTCAGTGACCGCTCACAAAGTCGGACATCCCATAATTACATCGACAAACAATTTATTCAATGCACTGAACAGCAATGACAAGCCTTGAGCACATTGCAGACGATACGTGGGAGCATTTTATACTTTGACGCAGCAAAATCAGAACAGCCGCATTTAAACTCAAATTGCTCCTCACTTTGTGATGTCACAACGTGAGGTCCTTGTGTTGTTTTGCTCCAAAATGAGTGAATGGAATTAGTATTTTAACCTGGCTCTAAAAAGTGGAttttgtatgatgtggctcCTTTTAAACAGGAGACAGTTATCACACGTTGGAACTATGCAATCGACGAATTGATCATTTGCCTTCAATTAGGAGTCTCCAACTGTTGCTGGACTACCATGAAGATGACCTTGAGGAAACATTCTGCTTGAACTTCACAGTAAGTATGATTATCATTGTGTAAGGCCTCATGTAGAAATTAAGCAACAATGTTTCTATGAGGCCGAAAGTTTCTCCTAGAACACTTTTACCAATAAATCAACAACAACCTCTGTCTTTTTAGATCACAGAAGAAAACTACGGCGCTACAGAGGTGTTGGACCTCATACCCAATGGGGAAAACATCAATGTAAATAAATCCAACAGGTAATTGCGTAAGATCATCTATTGAAGCAAAATTCTGTGCTCAAACCATTTTAATGCTTTGTACACATGCAATAACTGTTTGTCCATCCAGGCAGGACTTTGTCAATGCCTACGTAGACTACACATTCAACACCTCAGTTGCCCCACTCTTTGAGTGCTTCTATGCAGGCTTCCACAAGATTTGTGGAGGCAAAGTTCTGGAGCTGTTTCAGCCCAACGAACTGCAAGCCATGGTGATTGGCAACACCAACTATGACTGGACTGAACTTGAAAAGGTTTTGCATTATTTGTCTGTTTGAATAGTGTTGTATAGCTCAGATCCACAGATTCTTTCCGGGTTTGGATTTTTAGACTCTCATGCCTctttccccccctccccgccTCAGAGCACTGACTATAAGGGAGAGTACTGGGCTGAACATCCCACCATCAAGCTCTTCTGGGAAGAGTTCCACAACCTTCCTTTAGAGAAGAAAAAACAGTTTCTCTGtaagtcttttcttttttttaatgtagaaAGTATAATATATAGGATGCTAGTGCTTTGAGCGTGAAATGTGAAATGTCATTTGTCCCCTCAGTATTCCTCACAGGAAGTGATCGCATCCCCATCTTGGGCATGAAAAGCCTTAAACTAGTGATCCAGCCGACCAATGGGGGAGAACTTTATTTGCCTGTCGCCCACACGTGCTTCAACTTGTTGGACCTGCCCAAATACACTAATGCGGAAACACTGCGTGAGAAGCTTCTTCAAGCAATAGATCATAATCAAGGCTTCAATCTAGCGTGAGGAAAGCTCCAGATGACCATGTTCAGAATGTTGATGGCTTCCAACGTTTTGCTTTGCAGACTGTAGGAAACGAGCAGTGTGAGCATTGCTTGAAAACAGGCTGTAAGACTTTGCCATGTCAAATTTTCATTtcacttggattttttttccgcccccagctttttcaaatctgtcatAGTGTTTTTGGTGAGTAAAACACGTATTAGAAACGGTCTTACATGTCATAATGCACTTAGGCTCATTCATTGTTTGGAAAAGGCAAATGCAAGAAAGTGGTGTTACAGTTGACATGATAGTAACAAGCAACATATAATTACCAATAAATAGCACTACCTTTCTGACAAATGAAAATGGAGACTAAAATGACACAGTTGAAATGAACACTTCCAAGTGATCATaacaaaacatgtttgtttcaGTGTCGCTGAGGTGATCAAATCACACATTTACAAAGCTAACAGGCCACCCCATATGCATGAAGCGTGTGCTATAGAAATGACTGTACTAACCTTTGTTTCACATGAGTTCCACTCCAGTGTGATAATTGATAGACAATCGTGCAAGACATTTGCTTTGAGTGCATTGTGTTGGCTTTCAAGATTAAAATGGTCAACAAATAAAATG from Syngnathus typhle isolate RoL2023-S1 ecotype Sweden linkage group LG8, RoL_Styp_1.0, whole genome shotgun sequence harbors:
- the herc4 gene encoding probable E3 ubiquitin-protein ligase HERC4; its protein translation is MLCWGNASYGQLGLGGIDEEIVVEPRNCDFFLAKQVRDVGCGRKHTAIVLDDGTVYTCGCNDLGQLGHEKSRKKPEQVVALDAQIIIAVSCGESHTLALNDSGQVFSWGLGSDGQLGLNNFEECVRVPRNIKTLTDVQITQVACGYWHSLALSKGSQVFSWGQNRYGQLGLGANEQSISTPQIIQSLQGIPFAQISAGGAHSFTLTLSGAVFGWGRNKFGQLGVNDTNDRCFPTLLKSLRSQRVIFVSCGEDHTAALTKEGGVFTFGAGGYGQLGHNSTNHEINPRKVFELMGNVVTQIACGRQHTLAFTPSCGKMDSFGLGGNGQLGTRSSCNRKTPGPVKFPWIHSVDSDDSVMNQNCCIKRIYAGGDQSFAHYCTANSLQNNDKVATHDTQRRVCTLNEETIQRWLNHTPGRLPLEISNEIDLVFSTASCLNGSFLSMSQPDHYSTSSKCSGIDLNMARLQFQRLITPDHPEIGQQIAASVEKNLIPRLINSPPDIEALRLYLILPECPLFNDSNNYVTISIPFAKSVISLKEAPLKVLANWWSTLEPQVFQRLVEMYKEVVVYLLQMHKVGIPSTEQRIFTSFLDTSLRLLEILHKVNERGGHIIQYDKFYIHELEDLIDIRNDYITWIQRQMYPGGPDGVVTMCRYPFVFDAPAKTTLLHTDAVLQMQMAVDQAQMQNLSSMFLPAVESVNPCLILIVRRDNIVGDTMEVLRKSKNVDYKKPLKVIFVGEEAVDAGGVRKEFFLLIMKELLDPKYGMFRYHEESRLLWFSSKTFEDIELFNLIGVICGLAIYNLTIVELNFPVALYKKLLKRNPTLDDLKELKPEVGRSLQLLLDYHEDDLEETFCLNFTITEENYGATEVLDLIPNGENINVNKSNRQDFVNAYVDYTFNTSVAPLFECFYAGFHKICGGKVLELFQPNELQAMVIGNTNYDWTELEKSTDYKGEYWAEHPTIKLFWEEFHNLPLEKKKQFLLFLTGSDRIPILGMKSLKLVIQPTNGGELYLPVAHTCFNLLDLPKYTNAETLREKLLQAIDHNQGFNLA